A stretch of Sphingobium yanoikuyae DNA encodes these proteins:
- a CDS encoding DUF3768 domain-containing protein has protein sequence MPEHQSHTSSQPDRTATIAQLNDALRRSLTQPGHNRVVMTIGVQSLIGDVSLFRNFQARAQLLRTIRDYDSFGPDVDPHGERDFGRFTFRDAVLYWKIDYYDRALEFGSPDPTDENVTTRVLTILLAQEY, from the coding sequence ATGCCCGAGCATCAGAGCCATACCTCTTCGCAGCCCGATCGCACTGCAACCATCGCCCAGCTCAATGACGCGCTGCGCCGCTCACTCACCCAGCCAGGCCATAACCGCGTGGTCATGACCATCGGCGTTCAGAGCCTGATCGGCGACGTCAGCCTGTTCCGCAACTTTCAGGCCCGGGCGCAATTGCTGCGCACCATCCGCGACTATGACAGCTTCGGTCCCGACGTGGATCCGCATGGCGAGCGCGATTTCGGCCGGTTCACCTTCCGCGACGCGGTGCTCTACTGGAAGATCGACTATTATGACCGCGCGCTGGAGTTCGGCTCGCCCGATCCGACCGACGAGAATGTCACCACGCGCGTGCTGACCATTCTTCTCGCGCAAGAGTATTAA
- a CDS encoding reverse transcriptase/maturase family protein: MQTATILRRIEKLPALSRAGKRINGLHRLMRSRCLYERAYDRVSRNRGAMTPGVDGQTFDGMTLARLDRLTQGVAEGRYRPRPVRRVYIPKGNGKMRPLGIPTADDRIVQEAARMILAAIYEPVFSKHSHGFRAGRSCHTALEEIRRTWTGAKWLIEADVRGFFDNIDHDILLSLLARRIDDPVFIDLIGTMLKAGCMDEWKFERTYSGTPQGGVISPLLANIYLHELDLFMEEMRARFDKGVKRRANPAYVVQSQKIAALRKEIDAIRAVGADEAEVRTRLARIEAINRDRRKISSVDQMDPNFRRLRYCRYADDFLVGVIGSKADAVRIMADIQHFLADRLNLTVSPEKTGVRDASRGSPFLGFHVCAFTLRSPGTMAGRQAVGGGMRRILRRPTRGNIKLWVPRDRVYAFCRRKKLGNLDMRNGRVRPQLMESSLAEIIVAYNSEFRGFANYYAIADGVKASLDKLELVMLRSLFATVACRRRSTRRQAEEYLKMGSDHGVITVVRGEPRVHKVWKLKHLIVKTWDNPLVDSITVGSRLAQSPNDLVTRLSAEQCEACGDTDGPFEMHHPNRLKDKRRDQLTPWVQSARRRRTVVLCHKCHVAHHGGRMPVRMESRVH, encoded by the coding sequence ATGCAGACCGCTACTATCCTGAGACGGATCGAGAAGCTTCCGGCCCTGTCGCGGGCGGGCAAGCGGATCAATGGTCTCCACCGCCTCATGCGGTCCCGCTGCTTATATGAGCGGGCTTATGACAGGGTATCCCGAAACCGGGGTGCCATGACGCCGGGAGTAGACGGCCAGACCTTCGACGGCATGACGCTGGCGAGGCTGGATCGTCTGACCCAAGGCGTGGCGGAAGGCCGTTACCGCCCTCGTCCAGTGCGGCGGGTCTATATCCCCAAGGGTAATGGTAAAATGCGCCCATTGGGCATTCCTACGGCGGATGATCGCATCGTTCAGGAGGCGGCGAGAATGATCCTCGCGGCGATCTATGAGCCTGTGTTCTCGAAACACAGTCATGGGTTTCGCGCGGGTCGCTCCTGCCACACGGCTCTCGAAGAGATCCGCAGAACCTGGACGGGCGCGAAATGGCTGATCGAAGCGGATGTTCGCGGGTTCTTCGACAACATCGACCATGATATCCTGCTCAGCCTATTGGCCCGCCGGATCGATGATCCTGTGTTCATTGATCTGATCGGGACGATGCTCAAGGCCGGGTGCATGGACGAATGGAAGTTCGAGCGGACCTATAGCGGCACTCCACAGGGCGGGGTCATCTCGCCCTTGCTTGCCAACATCTATCTTCATGAGCTTGACTTGTTCATGGAGGAAATGCGGGCTCGCTTCGACAAGGGCGTCAAACGGCGGGCCAATCCCGCATATGTTGTCCAAAGCCAGAAAATCGCCGCACTTCGCAAGGAGATCGATGCAATCCGTGCCGTTGGCGCGGATGAGGCAGAGGTCCGAACCCGTCTTGCTCGGATCGAAGCCATCAATCGGGATCGACGGAAGATATCATCCGTTGATCAAATGGACCCCAACTTCCGCCGCCTGCGCTATTGCCGTTATGCCGATGACTTCCTCGTCGGCGTGATCGGCAGCAAGGCGGATGCCGTTCGGATCATGGCCGACATACAGCACTTCCTTGCTGATCGGCTCAATCTGACGGTATCACCGGAGAAAACCGGGGTTCGCGATGCATCGAGGGGATCGCCGTTCCTTGGCTTCCACGTATGCGCCTTCACGCTGCGCTCTCCCGGAACAATGGCGGGGCGACAGGCGGTCGGCGGCGGGATGCGACGCATCCTTCGTCGGCCAACGCGGGGGAATATCAAGCTGTGGGTGCCGAGGGATCGGGTCTATGCGTTCTGCAGGCGCAAAAAGCTCGGCAACCTCGACATGAGGAATGGCCGGGTGCGTCCGCAACTCATGGAATCCAGTTTGGCGGAGATTATCGTTGCCTATAACTCAGAGTTCCGGGGCTTCGCGAACTATTATGCGATCGCCGATGGCGTGAAAGCGTCACTCGACAAGTTGGAGCTGGTCATGCTCAGGAGCCTCTTTGCGACTGTAGCATGCCGGCGACGCTCGACGAGGCGGCAGGCCGAGGAATATCTGAAGATGGGGTCGGATCACGGTGTTATCACCGTGGTTCGGGGCGAGCCGCGCGTCCATAAGGTGTGGAAACTGAAGCATCTGATCGTGAAGACGTGGGATAACCCCCTCGTCGACTCCATCACGGTAGGCTCTCGCCTTGCGCAGAGCCCGAACGATCTGGTCACGCGCCTGAGTGCCGAGCAATGCGAGGCATGCGGCGACACCGATGGTCCGTTCGAGATGCATCATCCCAATCGCCTGAAAGATAAGCGACGCGACCAACTGACGCCTTGGGTACAATCGGCACGACGGCGCAGGACAGTCGTCCTGTGCCACAAGTGTCATGTTGCGCATCACGGTGGCCGGATGCCTGTCAGAATGGAGAGCCGTGTGCATTGA
- a CDS encoding thermonuclease family protein, with the protein MTLSYRHALAALLFVCSLSSAAALPAATGKIRSVTDGDTFRLMSGERIRIADIDAPESRAGQAKCAAELARGKAATRQAKALLDGKTIRFERIGRSYNRTVARVTLDGRDLAARLISIGAARPWLRRQPKPDWCRAR; encoded by the coding sequence ATGACCCTTTCCTACCGACACGCCCTCGCAGCCCTGTTGTTCGTTTGCTCCCTGTCGAGCGCGGCAGCGCTCCCCGCCGCGACCGGCAAAATCCGCTCTGTGACCGACGGCGACACCTTTCGCCTGATGAGTGGCGAGCGGATTCGGATCGCCGATATCGATGCGCCCGAGAGCCGCGCCGGCCAGGCCAAATGCGCTGCCGAGCTCGCGCGCGGCAAGGCGGCGACCCGCCAGGCGAAAGCCCTGCTCGATGGCAAGACGATCCGCTTCGAGCGGATCGGGCGCAGCTATAATCGCACTGTCGCGCGCGTCACGCTCGACGGGCGCGATCTGGCCGCAAGGCTGATCAGCATCGGCGCAGCACGGCCCTGGCTGCGCCGCCAGCCCAAGCCCGACTGGTGCCGCGCGCGATAG
- a CDS encoding DUF1810 domain-containing protein yields MTASFDLDRFVAAQAQIYNTALGEIRRGAKRSHWMWFIFPQIAGLGSSEMARRYAIASLDEARAYLAHPVLGARLRDCVAALQDLTGTSAEAVFGGIDALKLRSFLTLFVEAGGGGLFTAALDRWFGGEADAATLARLGPR; encoded by the coding sequence ATGACCGCCTCTTTCGACCTTGACCGATTCGTCGCCGCACAGGCGCAGATCTATAACACGGCCCTTGGCGAGATCCGCCGCGGCGCCAAGCGCAGTCACTGGATGTGGTTCATCTTTCCGCAGATCGCCGGTCTCGGGTCGAGCGAGATGGCGCGGCGCTACGCGATCGCATCACTCGACGAGGCGCGCGCCTATCTTGCGCACCCGGTGCTGGGTGCCCGGCTGCGCGATTGCGTGGCGGCGCTGCAGGACCTCACCGGCACCAGTGCCGAGGCGGTGTTCGGTGGCATCGATGCGCTGAAGCTGCGCTCGTTCCTCACCCTGTTCGTCGAAGCCGGGGGCGGGGGGCTGTTCACGGCCGCGCTCGATCGCTGGTTTGGCGGCGAGGCCGATGCAGCGACGCTTGCGCGCCTTGGCCCTCGCTGA